The following coding sequences lie in one Rutidosis leptorrhynchoides isolate AG116_Rl617_1_P2 chromosome 4, CSIRO_AGI_Rlap_v1, whole genome shotgun sequence genomic window:
- the LOC139840737 gene encoding agamous-like MADS-box protein AGL66, whose amino-acid sequence MGRNKLPMKRIDNNTSSLVTFCKRRNGLIKKAYELSVLCDIDITLIMFPPSCRLNHFSCKRRTEDVLNRFINQSDSERGSVIQHREVEIYAFIHLFIPVETSISITTSHTKQPHFKHLKLSFNFH is encoded by the exons ATGGGTCGAAATAAGCTTCCAATGAAAAGAATCGATAACAATACAAGTAGTTTGGTCACATTTTGCAAACGAAGAAATGGGCTCATCAAGAAGGCTTATGAGCTATCGGTTTTATGTGATATCGATATCACTCTTATCATGTTTCCACCTTCGTGCCGTCTCAATCATTTTTCGTGCAAACGAAG AACCGAAGATGTACTCAATCGGTTCATAAATCAATCTGATTCCGAAAGAGGAAG TGTGATCCAACATAGAGAG GTCGAAATCTATGCTTTTATACATCTATTTATACCAGTTGAAACTTCAATATCAATTACAACATCACATACAAAAcaaccacatttcaaacacctcAAACTGAGTTTTAATTTTCACTGA